A genomic region of Melanotaenia boesemani isolate fMelBoe1 chromosome 21, fMelBoe1.pri, whole genome shotgun sequence contains the following coding sequences:
- the adoa gene encoding 2-aminoethanethiol (cysteamine) dioxygenase a, translating to MPRDNKTPLIQKIAKQANITFKCSKSSANGDSKVVTEKLNELISLVTSVRAADLKIAPRKNKPRSGAAGLQNPPVTYMHICETEVFSMGVFLLRTGASIPLHDHPGMNGMLKVLYGKVNVRCFDKVEDSLTMSSVPPSFHPPLAPLQMTSVWRSVPRSAIEYSESSGPCLLTPLRDNLHQIDAVEGPAAFLDILAPPYNPDDGRDCHYYKVLQMVAEEGTDAKGNQEQLGEKKEGEAWLLEIPQPEDFWCGGEPYPGPAVSI from the exons ATGCCGCGAGACAACAAAACTCCTCTCATCCAGAAAATAGCAAAGCAGGCCAACATCACCTTTAAATGCTCCAAGTCATCGGCCAACGGGGACAGTAAAGTGGTGACGGAGAAATTGAATGAACTGATCTCCTTGGTGACCTCCGTCAGGGCTGCCGACCTGAAAATTGCTCCCCGGAAAAACAAGCCGAGGTCCGGGGCAGCGGGGCTCCAGAACCCCCCTGTCACCTACATGCACATCTGCGAGACGGAGGTGTTCAGCATGGGGGTGTTTCTGCTGAGGACCGGCGCCTCCATCCCGCTGCACGACCACCCGGGGATGAACGGGATGCTGAAG GTCCTGTATGGGAAGGTGAACGTCCGCTGCTTCGACAAGGTGGAGGACAGTTTAACCATGAGCTCCGTCCCACCTAGCTTCCACCCCCCCCTGGCCCCGCTGCAGATGACCTCCGTGTGGCGCTCTGTGCCACGATCGGCCATCGAGTACTCGGAGAGCAGCGGGCCGTGTCTCCTCACTCCCTTACGGGACAACCTGCACCAGATCGATGCGGTGGAGGGCCCCGCAGCTTTCCTGGATATCCTGGCGCCACCGTACAATCCAGATGACGGCCGGGACTGTCACTATTACAAAGTCCTGCAAATGGTGGCGGAGGAGGGAACAGACGCCAAGGGCAACCAGGAGCAGCTGGGAGAGAAGAAGGAGGGAGAAGCGTGGCTGCTGGAGATCCCTCAGCCGGAGGACTTCTGGTGTGGTGGGGAGCCGTACCCCGGCCCTGCAGTGTCTATCTGA